The following are encoded together in the Phlebotomus papatasi isolate M1 unplaced genomic scaffold, Ppap_2.1 HiC_scaffold_89, whole genome shotgun sequence genome:
- the LOC129809391 gene encoding uncharacterized protein K02A2.6-like, translating to MDKYNLPPFKCALLPPDEARDKWLEWKQGFRYVALASGETNKTKLRNQLMALGGFELQRIFHGLPGARVEEDDDGDIDPYAVAIEKLDEYFAPKRHDAFERNVFWSMKLGQDESLVKFLMRIQEQATKCNFGSSDAKSRAAGIIDKMMLAAPDELREKLLARPKLSLDTLIKMVKSYQSVKNQAKQMVLSTEGPGNNGNNVNKIQWGSKNKIDGKDAKQGVFQRCIRCGLYHDISKRQDCPSFSKECHKCHKMNHFSKECRSREILKRKNEDPIKSTVEDSKKRRVRVIEDEDSKVAKKDGEDAFIFNIGDGDEYVWCKIGGVLVEMLIDSGSTHNVIDEKTWLYMKKSGLEVINSTTECKEKLKAYGQNSYLQIVGQFEAVVMIEDNGKDYKTSAKFFVVKNGSQPLLGKITATILGVLIVGLPSTRKSQINSTSAERVITPFPRIKGVKLVIPIDESVPPVSQHPRRPPIALQRKVEEKLNELLRLDIIEEAVGHSLWVSPVVVVPKGVDDIRLCIDMRLANKAIKREHYMMPSFDDFLPHLTAARVFSRIDIRNAYHQVELDEKCRYITTFITHKGVFRYKRLMFGISCAPEMFQRIMEQMLAKCSNTLIYIDDVVVFGKNEEEHDHVLRQVLDTLRKRDVLLNREKCIFKVPEIVFLGHRISGKGIKPAEDKISSIKSLREPQTREELRSFLGLVNYVGRFIKDCATVTDPLRQLIHQGVDFLWEEKHRKAFETLKDMISTPETLSYFDNGRRTRIIADASPVGIGAVLVQFDGDNTTPQVIAYVSKSLSKTEQRYCQTEREALALVWAVEKFSIYLIGREFELETDHKPLEIIFKPQSRPCARIERWVLRLQSFRFRVIYKKGSLNVADSLSRLVTSEIQETFDVEDDNMVRSIVESAAVDVTEIEEASALDPEFGKLRESVMTGRWTEEVKAYQPFRDELTVTGNILIRGNKLVVPGKIRSRMLNLAHEGHPGESAMKRRLRDRVWWPGLDNDVTKFVKVCEGCSLVTTPNRPEEQL from the coding sequence ATGGACAAGTATAACTTGCCGCCTTTTAAGTGTGCTTTACTGCCACCAGATGAAGCCAGAGATAAATGGTTAGAGTGGAAACAGGGGTTCCGATATGTAGCACTTGCTTCGGGTGAAACTAATAAAACAAAGCTAAGAAATCAGTTGATGGCTCTGGGAGGCTTTGAGCTCCAACGGATATTCCATGGTCTTCCCGGGGCACGAGTAGAAGAAGATGATGACGGTGATATTGATCCATATGCGGTAGCAATCGAGAAGCTTGATGAATATTTTGCTCCTAAGAGACATGATGCATTTGAACGTAACGTTTTCTGGTCAATGAAATTGGGTCAAGATGAGTCACTAGTTAAATTTCTGATGAGAATACAAGAGCAGGCAACAAAGTGCAATTTTGGGAGTAGTGATGCTAAAAGCCGTGCAGCTGGTATCATTGACAAAATGATGCTCGCAGCTCCAGACGAATTAAGAGAGAAACTTTTGGCCAGACCGAAGTTATCTCTTGATACTTTGATTAAAATGGTGAAATCTTACCAATCTGTAAAAAACCAAGCAAAGCAAATGGTATTAAGTACTGAAGGTCCCGGAAATAACGGTAATAACGTGAATAAGATCCAATGGGGTTCAAAGAACAAAATTGATGGGAAAGATGCGAAACAGGGCGTTTTTCAAAGATGTATTCGATGTGGTTTATACCATGATATTTCCAAGAGACAAGACTGTCCGTCTTTTAGCAAAGAATGCCACAAATGCCATAAGATGAATCATTTTTCAAAGGAATGTAGGAGCAGAGAAATCttaaaaaggaaaaatgaagaTCCTATTAAGAGCACAGTAGAAGACTCTAAGAAAAGACGCGTCAGAGTAATAGAAGATGAGGACTCAAAAGTAGCGAAGAAAGATGGAGAAGACGCCTTCATTTTTAATATAGGTGATGGCGATGAATATGTATGGTGTAAGATTGGTGGAGTTCTCGTAGAAATGCTTATTGATTCAGGTTCTACACACAATGTTATTGACGAAAAGACATGGCTGTACATGAAGAAGAGTGGATTGGAAGTGATAAATTCAACCACAGAGTGCAAAGAAAAGCTCAAGGCGTATGGGCAAAATTCATATTTACAGATTGTTGGTCAGTTTGAAGCTGTTGTGATGATTGAAGATAATGGAAAAGATTATAAAACGTCCGCAAAGTTCTTTGTGGTTAAAAATGGATCACAACCATTGTTGGGGAAGATCACTGCAACGATTTTGGGAGTGTTGATTGTTGGGCTACCTAGCACACGCAAGTCACAGATAAACTCAACGTCAGCGGAAAGGGTAATAACACCTTTTCCAAGAATTAAAGGTGTAAAACTAGTTATACCCATTGATGAGTCTGTGCCACCTGTCAGCCAACATCCACGACGTCCACCCATTGCTTTGCAACGTAAGGTAGAAGAGAAATTAAACGAACTTTTGAGGTTGGACATTATTGAAGAAGCTGTAGGTCACAGTTTGTGGGTATCACCTGTTGTTGTCGTACCCAAAGGAGTTGATGACATTCGTCTATGCATAGACATGAGATTGGCTAATAAGGCCATCAAGAGGGAGCATTATATGATGCCAAGTTTTGACGATTTTCTGCCCCATTTGACTGCAGCCAGAGTCTTTTCACGCATCGATATAAGAAATGCGTATCATCAAGTTGAGTTGGATGAGAAGTGCCGATATATCACTACATTTATCACGCACAAGGGAGTATTTCGTTACAAAAGACTAATGTTTGGCATTTCCTGTGCACCTGAAATGTTCCAAAGAATCATGGAGCAGATGCTTGCCAAATGTTCAAATACACTGATCTATATTGATGATGTAGTCGTTTTCGGCAAGAATGAAGAAGAGCATGATCATGTCCTACGGCAAGTGTTGGATACATTGCGGAAGCGTGATGTATTACTTAATCGAGAAAAATGTATCTTCAAGGTTCCGGAGATAGTATTTTTGGGGCACCGAATTTCAGGAAAGGGCATAAAACCAGCAGAAGACAAGATTTCATCGATCAAGTCGCTCAGGGAACCCCAAACAAGAGAGGAATTGAGAAGTTTTCTGGGGTTGGTGAACTATGTGGGTCGCTTTATAAAAGATTGTGCAACAGTGACAGATCCACTTCGACAACTGATTCATCAGGGTGTAGATTTCCTATGGGAAGAAAAACATCGTAAAGCATTCGAGACTTTGAAAGACATGATATCAACCCCTGAGACTTTGAGTTATTTTGATAACGGAAGACGTACACGAATTATTGCTGACGCCTCACCTGTCGGAATTGGGGCTGTATTAGTCCAGTTTGATGGAGATAACACCACACCACAGGTCATTGCTTATGTCAGCAAGAGTCTGTCTAAAACGGAACAGAGGTATTGTCAAACAGAAAGGGAGGCATTGGCATTGGTGTGGGCTGTGGAAAAGTTTTCTATTTATCTCATTGGACGCGAATTCGAGTTGGAAACAGATCATAAAcctttggaaataatttttaaaccacAGTCACGCCCATGCGCTAGAATTGAAAGGTGGGTCCTCCGACTTCAGTCTTTCCGATTTAGAGTCATATACAAGAAAGGATCACTTAATGTGGCTGATTCTTTGTCACGATTGGTCACTAGTGAGATTCAGGAGACATTTGACGTGGAGGATGACAACATGGTCAGATCAATCGTGGAGTCTGCAGCTGTTGATGTGACGGAAATCGAAGAAGCTTCAGCTTTGGACCCGGAATTTGGCAAATTGCGTGAATCTGTAATGACAGGTAGATGGACAGAGGAAGTCAAAGCATACCAACCATTTAGGGATGAACTAACCGTGACAGGGAATATTCTCATTAGGGGAAATAAGTTGGTGGTTCCTGGAAAGATTCGTTCTCGGATGTTGAATCTGGCCCATGAAGGCCATCCTGGCGAGTCAGCAATGAAGAGACGGTTAAGGGATCGAGTGTGGTGGCCAGGACTTGATAACGATGTCActaaatttgtaaaagtttgtgaagGGTGCAGCTTGGTTACAACTCCCAACAGACCAGAAGAGCAATTGTGA